Proteins encoded together in one Ignavibacteriota bacterium window:
- a CDS encoding diacylglycerol kinase family lipid kinase, which yields MDRGRKEAVNGVWILYAEFFILTTGYIINLLHAFPHADSSVPPITLIVNPHSAKGRTARVADSVVRHCTEMGLDVTRIDTAGIGHAIDIARELNGTESVIAGLGGDGTIHEIVNGTYGGRATLALIPSGTGNDFARMIGVKNPRHGVEALAAGIESTIDLARAHIQTARGTEEQRLFVNALGIGFDAAVGYRASRMKFGSGILPYLLGVFATLRTFTPANARVLIGDYLIESTLLLACIGNGRTSGGGFRLTPHALVDDGMLDLCLVRGTPVRRILQVLPSALTGHHLSAPEVRYERVRNVEVMLDRPVPVHLDGELVAEDAVRVSVQVLPAAAQFIIGNGER from the coding sequence ATGGACCGCGGGCGAAAGGAAGCTGTGAATGGAGTCTGGATTCTGTATGCCGAATTCTTCATCTTGACGACCGGATACATCATCAACCTCCTTCACGCATTTCCCCACGCCGATAGCTCCGTGCCGCCAATCACACTGATTGTGAATCCCCACTCCGCCAAGGGCAGAACGGCGCGAGTCGCTGATTCTGTTGTACGACACTGCACGGAGATGGGTCTCGACGTGACGCGGATCGACACTGCCGGCATCGGTCACGCAATCGACATCGCGCGTGAACTGAACGGCACCGAATCGGTGATCGCGGGACTCGGCGGAGACGGGACGATACACGAAATCGTAAACGGCACATACGGCGGGCGTGCAACACTGGCTCTTATTCCGTCGGGAACAGGCAACGATTTTGCCCGCATGATCGGGGTGAAAAATCCGCGACACGGCGTCGAGGCCCTGGCAGCAGGAATAGAAAGCACGATCGACCTCGCGCGGGCACACATACAGACCGCTCGAGGCACCGAGGAGCAGCGGCTGTTTGTCAATGCACTCGGGATCGGATTCGACGCGGCCGTCGGGTACAGGGCTTCACGCATGAAATTCGGCAGCGGTATACTTCCCTACTTGCTCGGGGTGTTTGCGACGTTGCGCACATTCACCCCTGCAAACGCCCGCGTTTTGATCGGCGACTATCTTATCGAAAGCACACTCCTGTTGGCCTGCATCGGCAACGGCCGGACTAGCGGCGGCGGCTTCCGTCTCACGCCTCATGCCTTGGTTGACGACGGAATGCTCGACCTCTGCCTTGTCCGCGGTACACCTGTTCGCCGCATCCTCCAGGTACTTCCCAGCGCGTTGACGGGCCACCATCTTTCAGCGCCGGAAGTGCGCTATGAGCGTGTGCGCAACGTTGAGGTGATGCTCGATCGCCCCGTGCCCGTTCATCTCGACGGGGAACTCGTCGCGGAAGATGCCGTACGCGTGTCGGTGCAGGTTCTGCCTGCCGCCGCACAGTTCATCATAGGCAACGGGGAGCGCTAA
- a CDS encoding phosphoribosylaminoimidazolesuccinocarboxamide synthase, whose translation MNAISTTHFPDLKLFRRGKVRDVYDFEDALLIVATDRLSAFDVVLPDPIPMKGAVLTAMSRFWFERNGHIVRNHCISMDVSEYPAECAPYADQLRGRSMLVKKTRPLPIECVVRGYLTGSGLKEYNKTKSVCGIPLPDGLSDGSMLPEPLFTPSTKAEVGHDENITVEQAADLIGADAARKVADLSIALYSHARDYARERGIIIADTKFEFGYDGDDIIVIDEVLTPDSSRFWPMNEWEPGRPQPSFDKQYIRDYLESIGWNKQPPAPVLPADVIARTTEKYLESYTLITGSTLSA comes from the coding sequence ATGAACGCCATATCAACAACCCATTTCCCGGATCTGAAACTGTTTCGGCGCGGCAAAGTACGCGATGTCTACGATTTTGAAGATGCCCTGCTGATTGTCGCCACCGATCGTTTATCGGCTTTCGATGTTGTGCTGCCTGATCCGATCCCCATGAAGGGTGCCGTGTTGACGGCCATGTCGCGTTTCTGGTTCGAGCGCAACGGCCACATCGTGCGCAATCACTGCATTTCGATGGATGTATCCGAATACCCCGCGGAATGTGCGCCGTACGCGGATCAACTCCGCGGCCGCAGCATGCTCGTGAAGAAAACGCGCCCGCTGCCGATCGAGTGTGTAGTGCGTGGGTATTTGACCGGCTCGGGCCTGAAGGAATACAACAAGACAAAATCGGTGTGCGGCATTCCTCTTCCCGACGGCCTTTCCGATGGGTCCATGCTGCCCGAACCTCTGTTCACTCCGTCGACAAAGGCCGAAGTGGGTCACGATGAAAACATCACGGTGGAACAGGCCGCCGATCTCATCGGCGCCGACGCCGCGCGGAAAGTCGCCGATCTGAGTATCGCGCTGTACTCACATGCGCGTGATTATGCGCGTGAACGCGGTATCATCATTGCCGACACAAAATTCGAATTCGGTTACGACGGCGACGACATCATCGTCATCGATGAAGTGCTCACGCCCGATTCGTCCCGGTTCTGGCCGATGAACGAGTGGGAGCCGGGCCGTCCTCAGCCGAGCTTCGACAAGCAGTACATCCGCGACTACCTCGAATCCATCGGCTGGAACAAACAGCCGCCCGCGCCCGTGCTTCCTGCCGATGTCATCGCACGCACCACCGAAAAATATCTCGAGAGTTACACGCTTAT